A segment of the Candidatus Neomarinimicrobiota bacterium genome:
TATTTCAACAACTATTTGTTGGGAGTGATTTTTGACCCTTTGGTGGCTTATGGGATTGGAGTTTTGTTAGCCACATCTGTAGATTTAAAAATATTTGCGTAACGCCTCAGTTTCTGGGAGTTAAAGAGTAAACCAATTAGAACATGAACGGAACAGCACTTGAGATGAATGCTAAACAGCAACCACATATTTTTGCCATTCTCCAGGCACTCCTCGTTACTTTTTTATGGTCGACTTCGTTTATCATTATCAAATGGGGACTGGCAGACATACCTCCCATCACCTACGCTGGTTTGAGATATTTCCTGGCCTTCCTGTGCTTTTTACCCTTTATCTTTAAAAAACAATATACCGATGAAATCAGGGGTCTTTCTTCAAAGCAGTGGAGCAAGTTAATCCTGCTTGGATTTGTATTTTACACCCTGACGCAAGGCACGCAGTTTTTAGGTTTGTCCCTGCTCCCTGCTGTGAGTGTAAGCTTGATGTTAAATTTTACTCCAATTGTCGTGGCAATTATGGGCATCCTGTTTATCAATGAAATTCCCAGTCGCCTGCAATGGCTGGGTACTGGTATATTTATAATTGGAATCATTTTTTACTTTTTCCCCATCTCTTTTGAAGGGAATCAAGGGTTGGGTTTGCTGGTGATGACATTTGGGGTCCTGGCTAATTCGGGAGCAGGTATTCTGGGACGCGATATTAACAGACAGAAGGATATCAGTCCTGTAGTCATCACATTTATCAGTATGGGCGTTGGCTCAATCATATTATTGTTCTCCGGTTTTCTGTACTCAGGAATCCCCATAATTGACTTCCGGAATTGGCTCTATCTCATCTGGTTGGCAGTGGTGAATACGGCATTTGCATTTACGCTCTGGAATCACACACTCCGCTCCATATCTGCCATGGAATCCAGTATCATTAATGGAACCATGCTGATTCAAATTGCCTTTCTTGCCTGGTTTTTTCTGGGTGAAAGGATTTCTACTCAGGAGGGAATCGGAATGGCCATTGCCGCTCTGGGAGCAATACTGGTTCAATTCAAGCCTTCTAAGGCCTGAAAATATGTGCCTCGCCTGATGAAGCATGAGTATTGTAGATTGGAGTTCAATTAACTACATTCATCCACTTCTGACAATTTTGAGGTGGTAGTTTTTTTGGATTGTTAGATTCCTCAAAAGGAAGAATAATAGGGATGACTTCATGCAGCATAGTAACTGGCAATGTCCAAAATGTAAAAACAATGAATATGAAACAGGGCAGTTCGCAGCGACTGGTGGCGGACTTTCCAAAATATTTGATGTCCAGAATAAAAAATTTACAACAGTTACCTGCGTGAATTGCAAGTATACTGAGATATATAAATCTGAGACAAGTTCTCTCGGAAACATACTGGACCTGTTTACCAGCTAGTCCAACAGTTTTAAGTTTTATTGTGTTAATTCTTTGTTAAAACTTAAAGCCGAGCATGTGCATAAATTTAACTGCTTGAGAGGAAAGCATGACCATAATTGACATATCTGCAGCAGTCGTCACAATTATTTTATTTATAATTCTTGCTTACAAAATATACAATAATACAAAATTGATGCGGGGAACCAAGGAAAAGTCTAGTAGCGATAAAGCCGAAGACTTTATGCAGGGTTTTATGGATC
Coding sequences within it:
- a CDS encoding DMT family transporter, whose product is MNGTALEMNAKQQPHIFAILQALLVTFLWSTSFIIIKWGLADIPPITYAGLRYFLAFLCFLPFIFKKQYTDEIRGLSSKQWSKLILLGFVFYTLTQGTQFLGLSLLPAVSVSLMLNFTPIVVAIMGILFINEIPSRLQWLGTGIFIIGIIFYFFPISFEGNQGLGLLVMTFGVLANSGAGILGRDINRQKDISPVVITFISMGVGSIILLFSGFLYSGIPIIDFRNWLYLIWLAVVNTAFAFTLWNHTLRSISAMESSIINGTMLIQIAFLAWFFLGERISTQEGIGMAIAALGAILVQFKPSKA
- a CDS encoding zinc ribbon domain-containing protein; amino-acid sequence: MQHSNWQCPKCKNNEYETGQFAATGGGLSKIFDVQNKKFTTVTCVNCKYTEIYKSETSSLGNILDLFTS